Within Raineyella sp. W15-4, the genomic segment ATGATGAGCCCGCCGAGGGCCCCGGCGGCGATCCCGGTGACGAAGCTGCGCCGGCTCACCGTCCGCGGGGGGCGGTGCTCGGCCGTGGCGGAGGTGTCGAGGACGGCGCCGGACGGCAGCACGGTCGGGCCGTCGCCCGCCGCGGGTCCCGGGGCGGCCGGCGTCTGTCCGGGAGTGCTCGGGTGGTCGGTCGGGGAGTCGTGGGTGCTGTCGGAATCTGACATCGGGAGTCCTTCTCGAGAGTCGACGAAAGAGGTCGACGAATGGGGGTCGGGGGTTGACGAAGGGTGACAAGAAATCGACGAAGGCGAGCGCAGGGTCGACGAAGGTGCACGAGAGGTCGACAAAAAGCGCCCCACCATGATTCCGATCGGCAACGGGGTCGAGACGTCGTGGAAACGCGACCCGTACGACGGAATCGACGGGTGGACGGAAATCAGGTCAGCGGGTGAGGATCATCCGTGCATCGAACAGGGAGCCGGCCACATCCGCCACCGCGGACAGCGGTGCGAAGCTCGGTGGGCACGGACGACCTGATCGGCCATGACGGGCATTCCTCTCATGATCACCGGAACCGGCCAGCGGTTCGTCGGACACGATGTCGTGTCGGGAGCGGTTGATCTCGCTACTACACGGTACGTTATACATCTCATAAGGTCAGCGCAAATCGGCTGTTTGAAGCACCGGGTGGGACCGGATCAGGGCTGCAGTTGCCTGGGCAGCAGGTCGACGCCGCGCTTGCGGCCAGCCACCGCGCTTGCGGCCAGCCACCGCGCTTGCAGCCGGACGCCGGGCGTCGGCGGGCCGCGGCTGACTGGCGCGGCGGCAGCTGCCAGCTGCCGGTTGGCGCACTCGGCTGATAGGCTGCCACTGGCATCACCGTCCTGTTGACCGACCGCGTCCCGCTCGGGGAGGACACGAATGATCAGACTGCTGGCCAATGTCGCCGCGAATCTCGTCGGTTCGGCGGTCGCCCTGTTGCTGGCCGGATGGCTCATCCCCGGGGTCACCCTGCGCGTCGGTGGTTTCCTCATCGCCGTCGTCGTCTTCACCATCGCCCAGGCGATCCTGGCGCCGTTCGTTTTCAACCTGGCCCGGCGGTACGCCAGTGCGATCCTCGGCGGCATCGGCATCGTCTCCACCCTGCTCGCGCTGGTCGTCGCCACCCTGGTGTCCGGCGGTCTCGTCATCACCGGGTTCTCGACCTGGTTGGTGACGGCGCTGTTGGTCTGGTTGGTGACGGCACTGGGCGGCTGGGTGCTGATGGCGTACGTCGTCGATCGGTGGCTGGACAAGCGGAAGGCCGCGAAACACGCCGCTCGGGCCGCCTGACGACGGACCGCACGCCACTGACCTCGGACCACGATCGCGCTACTGGCCGCGGCCTACGATGAAGCCCGGGAGGGGTCCTCCCGGAAAGAGGCCGACATGTCGGTGAACCCATCGATACAGGATCAGCAGACGGTGTCCCGCGGGGCGGTTGCGGTCATTGGAGCGGGGGTGATCGGGCAGTCGTGGGTGACGCTGTTCGCGGCGCACGGATTCTCCGTGGCCGTCCAGGACCCACGGCCCGACCTCGCGGAGGTGCTCGATGCCGCCCTCGCCGAGTGGCTGCCCCAGGTACCCGGGCTGGTGGACGATCCGGCCCGCGCCAGGGCCCGGGTGCAGGTGGCCGCGACGGTCGAGGAGGCCGTGACCGGCGTCCGCGCGGTGCAGGAGGCAGGACCGGAAACCGTTGACTTCAAGCGCGACCTGTGGGCGCGGGTGGAGGCCGCCACACCGGCGGAGGCGCTGCTGCTGTCGTCCAGCTCGGGCATCGTCGCCAGTGACCAGGCCGCGGCCATGACGGACCCGTCGCGGCTGGTCATCGGCCACCCGTTCAATCCACCGCACGTGCTGCCGCTGATCGAGGTCTCGGCCGCGTCCGGCACGCCGCAGCAGCGGATCGACCGGGCGCTGGCCTTCTACCGCGAGGTCGGCAAGCACCCTGTGCAGCTGCATCGGGAGTCGGCCGGGTTCGTGGCGAACCGGCTGCAGATGGCATTGGTGATGGAGGCGATCCGGCTGGTGCGCGCCGGCGTGGTGGACGTCCGGGACCTGGACGACATCGTCACCCACTCGCTGGGGATCCGGTGGGCGGCGGTCGGCCCGCTGCTGGCCTTCCACCTGGGTGGCGGTCCCGGCGGGCTCGGCCATCTGTTGGAGCACATCGGCAAGGGGCTGGCCGCGGACATCGGCCAGCAGCTCTCCGACGAGGACATCACCGCCGTCGGCCGGGCCGCGGCGGAGGCCTACCCGTACGATCGATTCCCCGCCTACCGTGAGACCCGCGATGCGCTGCAGTCGGCGATCATCGCCGAGCGGGAGGCTCACCCGCTGCCGTCCTGAACGCCCGGGGTGTCACGGCAGCGGATGCTCGGCGAGGAACGCCGTGACCAGATCGGCGACCTCCGGAGCGCGGTGGAGGGCCATCGAGTGGTCGGCGCCGGGGAGCACCACGGTCCGGGCCTGCGGCAGCCACCGGGCGAGGACGGTGTGCACCTCGGCGAACCAGGGGCCGCTCGCGGTGCCGCCCAGGGACAGCACCGGGCAACGGATCCGGCCGGCCAGCTCGGCGTCGAACCGCCAGGACAGCAGCGCCGGGATGTCGTGGTCGAAGAACAGCTCCGCCTCCCGGCCGATCGCCGCGACGGACCCCGGGGCGAGCCGGTCACGATCCGTACGCCAGGTCGGCCCGTCCATCCGGGCCTCGAACGCCTCCAGCGTCGCCCGGGCACCGTACGCGGCGCGGTCGCGGAGCAACTCGTGGCAGGCGGTGAAGAACTCGGCGGCCCGCGGCACGAACGTGGGGGGCGGCTCGTGAACCGCGAGGGTGTGCACCAGGTCAGGCCGGTCGGTGGCCAGCCGCAGCGCGATCGCGGCGCTGTAGGACGCCCCGACGAGGTGGGCGCGGACGACCCCGAGGGCCTCCAGCAGGGCCGCGGCGTCCGCCGCCTCGCCGGCGACCGTGCCCGGCCGGTCGGCCGGGCTGCTCCCGCCGGAACCCCGGCGGCGGTACTGGACCACCCGGTAGCGGCCGGTGTCGGCGATCAGCCCGGCCAGCGGGGCCAGCTCGTACGGGTCGACGGCCGTCGGGATGACCAGGACGGGCTCGCCGGCCCCGGTGACGGTGACCTCGAGTTCGCCGTCGCGGCGGCGGTCGTCGGCGACCCCCGGACCGAGGGGACGCAAAGGTCCGCCGACTAAACTGGAGAGAACTCTTCGAGGGTCGCCGTGGTCCCTCGCGACGCCCCTGCAGGCACACTGGGAGGCTCGCCATGAGTTCACGTCAACCGGCCGTGCACGTTCCCTGGGGGACGGTGGCACGGCGGCACTGGGAGGACTGGGTCAGCATCCTGGCCGGTCTGTATCTGGTCCTGTCCCCGCTGTGGATGCAGACCCATCAGCCTCGGGCGATCTGGCTGGTGCCCTTCGGGATCGTGCTGATCGTCTTCGGCGCATGGTCGGAGCTCCGGGAGCGGGCCGGGGCGTTCGCCGAGGGGATGGTGGCGCTCGCGGGCGCCTTCATCATCGCCTCGCCGTGGATCGGCGGTTTCGCCGGTCTCAACGGCTTGGCCGTGTCTGCTTGGATCGTGGGGGCGCTGGCCCTGGTGATGGCCGCCGTCGGGACGATCAGCCGGCGGCGGCGCATCGTGGAGGGCGGCCGCCCGATCCGTACGCCAGGTCATACTTCGGGGCGCTGAGCCGGGGTGCCGTCACTCCGTCGCCGGGGCCGCGGTGCTAGCCCGGATGATCAACTCCGGCTGGAACAGCAGGTGCGTCGTCCGCTCCTCGTGGCGGAACAGCAGATCGGCCGCCGTCCAGCCGATCCGCTCCATCGGCTGGCGCACCGTGGTCAGCGGGACGTTCAGCTGGGCCGCCAGGGTGATGTCGTCGTACCCCACCACCGACACCCGGTCGGGCACGGCGACGCCGTGCTGGCGCAGCACCCGGTAGGCGCCGACCGCCATCAGGTCGTTGGCACAGAAGACGGCGGTGCACGGCACGTCCTCCGAGCGCAGCAGCCGGGCCATCCCGGCGGCGCCGGCGTCGATGTCGAACCGGGGCAGGTGGACCACCCGCAGGCCGTCCCGGTCGGGGGAGAGGCCACGCCGGGCGTACGCCTCGCGGACCCCGGCGAGCCGGTCGCGGGCCTGGTGGATCTCCAGCGGACCGTTGAGGAAGCCGAT encodes:
- a CDS encoding SPW repeat protein, which gives rise to MSSRQPAVHVPWGTVARRHWEDWVSILAGLYLVLSPLWMQTHQPRAIWLVPFGIVLIVFGAWSELRERAGAFAEGMVALAGAFIIASPWIGGFAGLNGLAVSAWIVGALALVMAAVGTISRRRRIVEGGRPIRTPGHTSGR
- a CDS encoding phage holin family protein — encoded protein: MIRLLANVAANLVGSAVALLLAGWLIPGVTLRVGGFLIAVVVFTIAQAILAPFVFNLARRYASAILGGIGIVSTLLALVVATLVSGGLVITGFSTWLVTALLVWLVTALGGWVLMAYVVDRWLDKRKAAKHAARAA
- a CDS encoding alpha/beta fold hydrolase codes for the protein MRPLGPGVADDRRRDGELEVTVTGAGEPVLVIPTAVDPYELAPLAGLIADTGRYRVVQYRRRGSGGSSPADRPGTVAGEAADAAALLEALGVVRAHLVGASYSAAIALRLATDRPDLVHTLAVHEPPPTFVPRAAEFFTACHELLRDRAAYGARATLEAFEARMDGPTWRTDRDRLAPGSVAAIGREAELFFDHDIPALLSWRFDAELAGRIRCPVLSLGGTASGPWFAEVHTVLARWLPQARTVVLPGADHSMALHRAPEVADLVTAFLAEHPLP
- a CDS encoding 3-hydroxyacyl-CoA dehydrogenase NAD-binding domain-containing protein, with the translated sequence MSVNPSIQDQQTVSRGAVAVIGAGVIGQSWVTLFAAHGFSVAVQDPRPDLAEVLDAALAEWLPQVPGLVDDPARARARVQVAATVEEAVTGVRAVQEAGPETVDFKRDLWARVEAATPAEALLLSSSSGIVASDQAAAMTDPSRLVIGHPFNPPHVLPLIEVSAASGTPQQRIDRALAFYREVGKHPVQLHRESAGFVANRLQMALVMEAIRLVRAGVVDVRDLDDIVTHSLGIRWAAVGPLLAFHLGGGPGGLGHLLEHIGKGLAADIGQQLSDEDITAVGRAAAEAYPYDRFPAYRETRDALQSAIIAEREAHPLPS